Proteins encoded within one genomic window of Verrucomicrobiota bacterium:
- a CDS encoding vWA domain-containing protein translates to MMDSGPMTGIEWACPQAWQTGVPLGLLLLLLSGWSHWRQGVKPWRMAMLLSLRGLALATLVLLLARPTLVTREKPVTANRNVMLLMDRSESMGLEEGDSTRYRQATAFLRERLLPALREANLPVQAFLFAEDAQLADGRQLAAAKPTGRRTNLGGAIAHALASQAQPPLAVIALTDGLANESADNARALSALMEAHAPFIGVGFGSDQGATTLQLRHVDAPPTVAVKTAFTLSAQLEGVNLGETPAFDLLLLRDGQLLQKRSIQAGKGSRIWMEQFRVSEDEAGLHHYTVQMMPPGTPGLKCPAATQSAIVQVREEKEVRVLYIQGALTWDYKYINLALRNDPAIKLTGLTRTSKQSVFRQNVESASELIHGFPTTIEELSPFRVIVLSSLRASDLTPAQQDILVRFCGELGGGLLMIGGAGTFDGSWQNSRLERVMPVVFARHADAPITIERAFRLDLTEEALQHPVFQISDGGKNREIWSQLPAFNEYARVDAAKPGARVWALHQSDQGPNGRRILMAAQRYGAGSSAVLCLQNFWRWRLARDAEPANYDRFWRQFFRFLSDAGRQEVTVYLADQELRPQMDVQVVLERQPNPKILTEPKTKYLVRVEDGQKKLLREETVELETGRPHELKFRAEKPGAYSVAVLDSQKNPLCSRTVEIRDVNVELQNTARNMETLRQWASVSGGLAVKVEDCSKAGDLARDIRDKIESTHRIHETRRPVGINAWMLTLVLFGLGGEWLLRKQWGMI, encoded by the coding sequence ATGATGGATTCAGGGCCGATGACCGGAATTGAATGGGCGTGTCCGCAAGCGTGGCAAACGGGGGTGCCGCTGGGCTTGTTGTTGCTGCTGCTTTCCGGTTGGTCGCACTGGCGACAGGGGGTGAAACCCTGGCGCATGGCCATGCTGTTGAGCCTGCGCGGCCTGGCGCTGGCCACCCTGGTGCTCTTGCTGGCGCGCCCCACGCTCGTAACCCGGGAAAAGCCCGTGACCGCCAACCGCAATGTTATGCTGCTGATGGACCGAAGCGAGAGCATGGGCCTGGAGGAAGGGGATTCGACCCGTTACCGGCAAGCCACCGCGTTTTTGCGCGAACGCTTGTTACCAGCGTTGCGCGAGGCCAATTTGCCGGTCCAGGCGTTTTTATTTGCGGAGGATGCGCAACTCGCCGATGGCCGGCAATTGGCGGCCGCCAAACCCACTGGACGGCGCACCAATCTGGGTGGAGCCATTGCCCACGCGCTGGCCAGCCAAGCGCAACCACCTTTGGCGGTCATCGCGCTGACCGACGGGTTGGCCAACGAAAGCGCCGATAATGCCCGGGCGCTGAGTGCGCTGATGGAGGCGCACGCGCCGTTTATTGGCGTCGGTTTCGGCAGTGATCAGGGTGCCACCACCTTGCAGTTGCGGCACGTGGACGCGCCACCGACCGTCGCGGTCAAGACCGCCTTCACCCTGTCCGCGCAACTCGAAGGCGTCAATCTCGGGGAAACGCCCGCGTTCGACCTGCTGCTGTTGCGGGATGGCCAACTGCTCCAAAAGCGAAGTATCCAGGCGGGCAAAGGCAGCCGCATCTGGATGGAGCAGTTCCGCGTCTCGGAGGACGAGGCCGGCCTGCATCATTATACCGTGCAGATGATGCCCCCCGGCACGCCCGGCCTGAAATGCCCGGCGGCCACCCAGAGCGCCATTGTCCAAGTGCGCGAGGAAAAAGAAGTGCGCGTGCTTTACATCCAGGGCGCACTGACGTGGGATTACAAATACATCAACTTGGCGTTGCGCAATGATCCGGCCATCAAGTTGACCGGCCTCACCCGCACCTCCAAACAATCGGTCTTTCGCCAGAATGTGGAATCCGCCTCCGAGTTGATCCACGGTTTTCCCACCACCATCGAGGAACTCTCGCCATTTCGAGTCATCGTATTGTCCTCGCTGCGCGCCTCGGACCTTACCCCAGCCCAACAGGACATTCTGGTGCGATTCTGTGGCGAATTGGGCGGCGGTCTGTTGATGATCGGTGGCGCCGGCACCTTCGATGGCTCCTGGCAAAATTCGCGCCTGGAGCGGGTGATGCCGGTGGTGTTCGCCCGCCATGCCGACGCGCCCATCACGATCGAACGCGCCTTTCGCCTGGACCTTACGGAGGAGGCGTTGCAACACCCCGTGTTCCAAATCTCCGATGGCGGCAAAAACCGGGAAATCTGGTCCCAACTGCCCGCGTTTAATGAATACGCCCGCGTGGATGCCGCCAAGCCGGGCGCGCGCGTTTGGGCGTTGCACCAGTCAGATCAAGGCCCCAACGGACGCCGTATTCTCATGGCTGCCCAACGCTACGGGGCGGGCAGTTCGGCGGTGCTTTGCCTGCAAAATTTCTGGCGCTGGCGGTTGGCCCGGGATGCCGAACCGGCTAACTATGACCGGTTTTGGCGTCAGTTTTTCCGATTCCTGAGCGACGCCGGACGCCAGGAGGTGACCGTCTATCTGGCGGATCAGGAGTTGCGTCCCCAGATGGACGTGCAGGTGGTGCTGGAAAGACAGCCCAACCCGAAAATCCTCACCGAACCCAAAACCAAATACCTGGTGCGGGTCGAAGACGGACAAAAGAAATTGTTGCGCGAGGAAACCGTGGAACTGGAAACCGGCCGCCCGCATGAACTGAAATTCCGCGCGGAAAAACCGGGCGCATATTCCGTCGCCGTGCTGGATTCACAAAAAAATCCGCTCTGTTCGCGCACGGTGGAAATCCGCGATGTCAACGTGGAGTTGCAGAATACCGCGCGCAATATGGAAACGCTGCGGCAATGGGCATCGGTGAGCGGGGGACTGGCCGTCAAGGTGGAGGACTGCTCCAAAGCGGGTGATCTCGCACGGGATATCCGGGATAAAATCGAATCCACCCATCGCATTCACGAAACGCGCCGTCCGGTGGGCATCAACGCCTGGATGTTGACCCTGGTATTATTCGGGCTGGGCGGCGAATGGTTGCTCCGCAAACAATGGGGGATGATATGA
- a CDS encoding BatA domain-containing protein: MNFTFLNPWFWLGAVALAAPIWLHLRRRQEKNVHRFAALRFLDDQPEPRQSPLRLRNIILFLLRALALLAIVAGFAWPYLPENNQVIIQESRVYVLDNTLSYQAGDGFAKGKERILKELAAAGSEVQVAVVELTSQPRVLVAFGDDRASARSAVLAIVPSHQRGTYLAAFRQAGALLGNSLGHRKRIIFLGDHQDNQWSESVNTPPFLNQVEIEMDKPALETRPNLSLGEPKLQRVFLGEKSLVNFSVRLGHVGEAKTANVVIRTNGQVLGRQPVSLENQPENVLLQAQWESGVHDWLRGEVSVEGEPDALAGDNQVFFALPPLREGQVAVLAQSRYLRLALSPEVMRGQWAARILEPAKLAEELAANRDAEVLCIESGYLPNAEARKLMWRYLTNRRGVVLILNRLSPTIVAALRELGFETESAAVDAKRGESFQFVAPNHPIFHPFFAPDFGNLLEVRFTKYYRLKTSEAVPLAYSDKGSALFFQGTRTPGRLYVTAFGLDREHTSWPAHPTFIPFLDLLLQSARAEDGTPSELEPGGAVLVRVPPHSQARHAVLHDGGKELSRVPVVDGAVQLRMPDQPGNVSLSWDNPGEIERIFSVNPSPKESQLTYVNEPEALATWQLSQGLDKNKSNLAEPKIAASSAAILQQQLWWWLLVAGAGFLALETFLALFKRNPVGAVK, translated from the coding sequence ATGAACTTCACGTTCCTCAATCCCTGGTTCTGGCTGGGCGCGGTGGCGCTCGCCGCTCCGATCTGGCTGCACCTGCGTCGCCGTCAGGAGAAGAACGTGCATCGCTTTGCCGCCTTGCGATTTTTGGACGACCAACCCGAGCCGCGCCAGAGCCCGTTGCGGTTGCGGAATATAATTCTGTTCCTGCTGCGCGCGCTGGCGCTCCTGGCCATCGTAGCGGGATTCGCCTGGCCGTACCTGCCCGAAAATAACCAGGTGATCATCCAGGAGAGCCGCGTGTATGTTCTGGACAACACCCTGAGCTACCAGGCCGGAGACGGCTTCGCAAAAGGGAAGGAACGCATTCTCAAGGAGCTGGCCGCTGCTGGCAGCGAGGTGCAAGTGGCGGTGGTGGAATTAACCTCCCAGCCGCGGGTGCTGGTGGCCTTTGGCGATGATCGCGCGTCGGCGCGCAGCGCGGTGCTAGCCATTGTGCCCTCGCATCAACGCGGAACCTACCTGGCAGCGTTTCGTCAGGCGGGCGCGCTGCTGGGCAATTCGCTGGGGCATCGCAAGCGGATTATTTTTCTGGGCGACCATCAGGATAATCAATGGAGCGAGAGCGTAAATACCCCGCCCTTTCTCAACCAGGTGGAAATCGAGATGGACAAGCCTGCCTTGGAAACCCGACCGAACCTGTCCTTGGGTGAACCGAAGTTGCAACGGGTGTTTTTGGGCGAGAAATCGCTGGTGAATTTCAGCGTGCGGCTTGGCCACGTCGGCGAAGCAAAGACCGCCAACGTGGTGATTCGTACCAATGGCCAGGTATTGGGCCGACAACCCGTGAGCTTGGAAAATCAGCCGGAGAACGTCCTGTTGCAGGCGCAGTGGGAATCCGGCGTCCACGATTGGTTGCGCGGCGAGGTGTCCGTCGAAGGCGAACCCGACGCCTTGGCCGGAGATAACCAGGTGTTTTTTGCCCTGCCACCCCTTCGCGAGGGGCAGGTCGCCGTGCTGGCGCAATCCCGCTACCTGCGCCTGGCGCTGTCGCCGGAAGTCATGCGGGGCCAATGGGCGGCGCGCATTTTGGAACCTGCCAAACTCGCGGAGGAACTCGCCGCCAACCGCGATGCCGAGGTGTTGTGCATCGAAAGCGGATACCTGCCCAACGCCGAGGCCCGGAAACTGATGTGGCGTTACTTGACCAATCGCCGCGGAGTGGTGCTGATTCTCAACCGCCTATCCCCCACCATTGTGGCCGCTCTGCGCGAGCTGGGATTTGAAACCGAAAGCGCCGCCGTGGACGCCAAACGGGGCGAAAGCTTCCAATTCGTCGCACCCAATCACCCGATATTTCACCCGTTTTTTGCCCCAGATTTCGGCAATCTGCTCGAAGTGCGCTTTACTAAATATTACCGGCTCAAAACCAGCGAAGCGGTGCCGCTGGCCTACTCGGACAAAGGCAGCGCGTTATTCTTCCAGGGCACCCGCACGCCCGGACGGCTGTATGTGACCGCCTTTGGGCTCGACCGCGAGCATACCTCGTGGCCGGCGCATCCCACTTTTATTCCCTTCCTCGACCTGTTGCTGCAATCCGCGCGGGCGGAGGATGGAACGCCATCGGAATTGGAGCCCGGCGGCGCGGTGCTGGTGCGGGTGCCACCTCACTCACAGGCGCGCCACGCGGTGCTGCATGACGGCGGGAAAGAACTGTCGCGCGTGCCAGTAGTGGATGGCGCAGTCCAGTTGCGGATGCCGGATCAGCCGGGCAATGTGTCGCTAAGCTGGGATAATCCGGGAGAGATCGAGCGGATTTTCAGCGTGAACCCCTCGCCAAAAGAATCGCAATTGACCTACGTCAACGAGCCCGAAGCGCTGGCGACGTGGCAGTTGAGCCAAGGGCTGGACAAAAACAAATCAAATCTTGCGGAACCGAAAATCGCAGCCTCTTCTGCCGCGATTCTGCAACAGCAACTTTGGTGGTGGTTGCTGGTGGCGGGCGCAGGGTTCCTGGCATTGGAAACCTTTCTGGCCCTGTTTAAACGCAATCCGGTGGGAGCCGTCAAATGA
- a CDS encoding MoxR family ATPase, producing the protein MTGNEMPSPPALIVPPPFPKDPAVVLDALPAQVSQIRAEVAKVVVGQEETINAALYALFSRGHCLLVGVPGLAKTLLIQALSRTLDLKFSRIQFTPDLMPSDITGTEILEEDHGTHHREFVFKRGPVFTQVLLADEINRTPPKTQAALLEAMQEKTVTVAGKMYRLEEPFTVLATQNPIEQEGTYPLPEAQLDRFFFEVLVNYPSFDNEIKLVAQHSFTPLDKIKPMMTCEQVLAYRNAIAEIPAAPNVVQYAVRLVRATRPEDPESPDYIKRWVRWGASPRASQYLILAGRARAACMKRFNVSCEDVAALAHLVLRHRMIRSFQADAEGKKTDDIIDQLLKDVPR; encoded by the coding sequence ATGACTGGAAACGAAATGCCATCGCCGCCCGCGCTGATTGTTCCTCCGCCATTTCCCAAAGACCCCGCCGTTGTGCTCGACGCGCTACCCGCCCAGGTCAGCCAGATTCGCGCCGAAGTCGCCAAAGTGGTGGTCGGTCAGGAAGAAACCATTAATGCCGCCTTGTACGCCTTGTTTTCCCGTGGCCACTGCTTGTTGGTCGGCGTGCCGGGACTGGCCAAAACGCTGCTCATCCAGGCACTCTCCCGCACTCTGGACTTGAAGTTCAGCCGCATCCAGTTCACGCCCGACCTGATGCCCTCCGACATTACCGGCACGGAAATTCTGGAGGAAGATCATGGCACCCACCACCGCGAGTTCGTGTTCAAGCGTGGGCCGGTGTTCACCCAGGTATTGCTGGCGGATGAGATCAACCGCACGCCCCCCAAAACCCAGGCCGCGCTGCTGGAAGCCATGCAGGAAAAAACGGTGACCGTGGCCGGGAAGATGTACCGGCTGGAAGAGCCGTTTACCGTGCTCGCCACCCAGAATCCGATTGAGCAGGAGGGCACGTACCCGCTGCCGGAAGCGCAGTTGGACCGCTTTTTTTTCGAGGTGCTGGTCAATTACCCGTCGTTTGACAACGAGATCAAACTCGTGGCGCAGCATTCCTTTACCCCACTGGACAAGATCAAGCCCATGATGACCTGCGAGCAAGTCCTGGCCTATCGCAACGCCATCGCGGAAATTCCCGCCGCCCCCAACGTGGTGCAATACGCCGTGCGCCTGGTGCGCGCCACCCGCCCCGAAGATCCGGAATCGCCAGACTATATCAAACGGTGGGTGCGTTGGGGGGCCAGCCCCCGCGCCAGCCAATACCTGATCCTGGCTGGACGCGCCCGCGCCGCCTGCATGAAACGCTTTAACGTCTCCTGCGAGGATGTCGCGGCGCTGGCGCACTTGGTGCTCCGGCACCGGATGATTCGCAGTTTCCAGGCGGATGCCGAGGGCAAAAAGACCGATGACATTATTGACCAGTTGCTCAAGGATGTGCCGCGGTAA
- a CDS encoding DUF58 domain-containing protein: MPANLVKPLMESFDPKALAALEGLDFKARYVVEGFLSGLHDSPFHGFSVEFSDYRDYQPGDDLRHLDWRLFARNDRLCIKRYMQETNVRFYLLCDSSASMTYRGAGAWGSKLDCARTLAAAMTWFMLRQNDAAGMISLSGNREVPEFVRPSQRPSQLGLILQQLDALQASGGHCLGRLLEHAIRLVHRRSVILLFSDLLEPSEEVAQGLKHLRFHGNEIIVFQVLDRDELEFPFTEPKLFEDLESGVRRAVSPAKARDKYLERFGAFMEAHRQLFRSQEISHCVVRADENPWRALALFLSERKRLL, translated from the coding sequence ATGCCTGCCAACCTCGTCAAGCCCTTGATGGAAAGCTTCGACCCGAAGGCGCTCGCGGCGTTGGAAGGGTTGGACTTCAAGGCGCGGTATGTGGTCGAGGGTTTTTTAAGCGGCCTGCATGACAGCCCGTTTCACGGTTTCAGCGTCGAGTTTAGCGATTACCGGGATTACCAGCCGGGGGATGATTTGCGGCATCTGGATTGGCGGCTGTTCGCCCGCAACGACCGTCTATGCATCAAGCGCTACATGCAGGAGACCAACGTGCGGTTTTACCTGCTGTGCGATAGCAGCGCTTCGATGACCTATCGTGGCGCCGGGGCGTGGGGCAGCAAGCTGGACTGCGCGCGCACCCTCGCGGCGGCCATGACGTGGTTCATGCTGCGCCAGAATGACGCCGCCGGCATGATCAGCCTGAGCGGAAACCGCGAGGTGCCCGAATTTGTGCGGCCCTCGCAACGCCCCAGCCAGTTGGGGTTGATCCTGCAACAATTGGATGCCCTGCAGGCCAGCGGTGGCCATTGCCTGGGCCGTTTGCTTGAACACGCCATCCGGCTGGTTCATCGCCGCAGTGTCATCCTGTTGTTTTCCGATTTGCTCGAACCTTCCGAGGAGGTGGCCCAGGGCCTCAAACACTTGCGCTTTCACGGCAACGAAATCATCGTGTTCCAAGTGCTGGATCGTGATGAGTTGGAATTCCCGTTCACCGAACCCAAGTTGTTCGAGGACCTGGAATCCGGGGTGCGCCGCGCGGTATCGCCCGCCAAAGCGCGCGATAAATACCTGGAACGGTTTGGCGCGTTCATGGAGGCCCACCGGCAGTTGTTCCGCAGCCAGGAAATTTCGCACTGCGTGGTGCGGGCGGATGAGAACCCCTGGCGCGCGCTGGCGTTGTTCCTTTCGGAGCGCAAACGGCTGCTATGA